TTACATTGTTTGGCAGTACTATCGGCTCTTCTGCTTTATAACCTTCTGTTATCTTCGATTTATTTAAGAAATCTACTTCTATAGGCATAATTTGATTAACCTTTTCGTGAAGGATCACATTTGCTACTACTGGGTCAATTTGGACATCTAGTTTTGATGAAAAACCTCGTGCTAGTAAATCAAATCGTCCTGAACCTAAGTCTGCTTCACTAAGGTCGATATAAATTTCGTATTCATTTTGAAGCTTTGCCTTTGTAACATCACTTCCAGGCCCTTTTATATAAACATTTGCGCTTTCTGGTATACCGCTAACAGTATACTTATCTTTGTCATAATAAACATTTACAGGTACATTCGCGATAACTTCTTGCTGGTCTCCACCTGTTGGAAGAAGTGATGGTGTTGAAGGTGTGGTTGTTGGATCCATATTAATTGTTGTATATAACATCACGCTTAAGAACACTGCGACAATTTTCACGAACCAAGGACTATTCAAGAGTTTATCGATTTTCATTCTTCTTCCCCCTTCTATACCACGGTGTTGAGGAAGTTGATTTCGTTGCACCTGAAAGTTCCTTAAGCAACATTTCATGCAATGTATTACTATCTAACTCGCGATGTAGTTCAGCATTTTTTGTAAGTGAAACATGACCCGTTTCTTCTGATACGATAATCGTTACACCATCGGTGACTTCACTTATACCTAATGCAGCTCGATGTCGAGTACCAAGTTCTTTCGAAATAAACGGACTTTCAGATAACGGTAAATAACAAGCAGCTGCTTGAATTTCATTTTGCTTCAAAATAACAGCACCATCATGAAGCGGGGTATTCGGTATAAAAATATTAATTAATAATTGCGAAGAGATTTTGGCATGCAATGGTATTCCCGTTTCAATATAATCGCCCATTCCTGTAGCACGTTCAATTGTCACTAACGCCCCAATACGGCGTTTTGCCATATAATCAACTGCCTTAAGAATTTCATCAATGGAATTAACTGTATCCTCTTCATCAAATACTCCACTACGAGCAAAAATTCTTCCTCTCCCTAGTTGTTCTAATGCACGACGTAACTCAGGTTGAAATATGATGATAATCGCTAGAAAACCCCATGTAAGTGCTTGGTTCATTAACCATTGTAGAGTCGTTAAACCGAAAAAACTGCTAATAAACCACACACCTATAATGACAAATATTCCCTTCAAAAGTTGGACGGCTTTTGTACCACGAATAATCATGATTAATTTGTAAATGACATATGAAACGAGGAGAATGTCAATTATTGCGCCAAGGTAATTAGGAATTGAGAAATTTCCAACAGGCATTTTGGCACTTCCTTCTCACATAGATTCAGTTATTATGTATACAATATAAACTAATTTATTATATCACATTTTAAGTAAACAGGATGTTTCTGATTACTTGTAGGGATTATATTCAGCTGAACAATAAATTTCATCAACACAAAGGTACACTGTAACCAGTTATTGATTGGTCTTTATACAGTGAAACGATCTTTTTGTTATTGAAGCCTTGAAAATGTAATTATTGATTATTCTTAGTCATATTACCTTTTTTCATGTATATATAAAAATA
This is a stretch of genomic DNA from Bacillus solimangrovi. It encodes these proteins:
- the cdaA gene encoding diadenylate cyclase CdaA, whose translation is MPVGNFSIPNYLGAIIDILLVSYVIYKLIMIIRGTKAVQLLKGIFVIIGVWFISSFFGLTTLQWLMNQALTWGFLAIIIIFQPELRRALEQLGRGRIFARSGVFDEEDTVNSIDEILKAVDYMAKRRIGALVTIERATGMGDYIETGIPLHAKISSQLLINIFIPNTPLHDGAVILKQNEIQAAACYLPLSESPFISKELGTRHRAALGISEVTDGVTIIVSEETGHVSLTKNAELHRELDSNTLHEMLLKELSGATKSTSSTPWYRRGKKNENR